The segment TTGAAGAAGGTATCAATCCAATTTTAAACCAATATGATTATCCTGATTTGTTTGTAAAAATTGGAATAGATTTTGGTACAAATATGATTGTAAGATATGGTTCCGATGCAGAAAAATCACACGTTGATTTATTGGGACCTGCAATGAACATTGCAGCAAAAATTCAAGGAAAAGCAAAACCTCAAGAGATTTTGATAGGTGAAGACGTGTATACAAGAATTCATCCATCATTACAAAAAGAATTTTCAAAAAAAGAATGGGCAGACGACGAATGGAAATATCATAGTCGAGAAGATGGAGAATTGTATCCTGTCTATCATCATTCAAATTAAATGGTAAACTTGTCTGGACATTCTACATGTTCATAATGGTGTTCAGTGAATTGTTCATCCACAACATACATCACAATTTTGTGTAATTCGGTATCACGAATTATTTTTTCACATTTCAAACAACGTTTCACTTTATTGTGCTGCATGAAACAATCCAAATTTATGATCGCTATAAGGATCTGCGATCAGAAGAATATGACTAAAAATCGACGTTTGTTAACTATTTGAGCACAACCCCACCATACGAATGCTAAAATATTGTTCAAAAACCAATGATAGTATGGATATGGGATTCTTTAATCATAGAAAAACACAGTTTAACTCAAACGATACCAATCAAGGACCTGAAGATACAATACGCTATCCTCCTACAAGTACCCCGCCTACAGGAATGACAGGAATTAAAGAAATTCGTGAAAAATTTAACAAAAGAAATGCATCCTTGATGCCAAATCTTGAAGATTTTAACCAAATGTTTCGTCAATATGCAGATGGCTTATTACATGCAAACGAATCCATATTTCCTCCAGGCCATCCGTTATACAACAGAGAAAAATCATTTTCACTTCTAAAAGAAGCAAATGATAAACTTCTCAAAGAGAACCTTGAACTAAAAAAGCAACTAGAGAAATCTGAGAAAAAATCATCAGGCTCTAGTTTTTGATGAATTTTTTGTATTTTTGAAAGATTTTATCTAAATTATCACTATCTAATTCTGAAATTGTATCTTTTTCTAATATGTTTTTGAGAGCAAGACGTTCTGATGTTTCAAGATAGTTTGACGCATCTGAATGAAGAATTTCATCAATTTTTTCTTTAGGATTAATTATCATTTTTAAAAATCAACATTAGACGTGCTTTATTAATTATAGATCATTCTAAACAGTATGAATAATCAAACATGGGTAAAAACAGTCACACAGAATAGAAAGAAATGTGAAAAAATTATGGCAATTTCTAAGGATATACGTTATGCCGGAGTTTTCAATGAATTTGGACGTACAATCGCGGGTAAAATAAGACCAGGAATAAAACCTATTTTTTCACCAGACACAGTACGACAAGAATTTTTTGCGATTGCATCTATGATGAGATTAAGAGAAAAATCAGCAAAGAGGTTAGGTTCTGTAGAATTTATTTCAATTTCCCATAAGAAAATCAATATTTTACTATTTTATAAAAATGGCATGACATACTATATCACATTCAATAAAAAACTCAAATTAAATTCTACATCGATAAATAAAGTAAAAAAAATAATTACTCAGGGGTAAATCCCACATATCCTGATGTTTGTTTATCTTTGTTATCTGAAAAATCAGGTTCAAATAATGAAATCAAGTATCCATCAGGATCTAAAATTATAGCATTTTTACCTGCTTGCCTTTCTTGAATATCTCTAAATATTTCGATTTTTGCAGCAGATAATTCTTCCATGGCCGAATGTAAATCTCCGACCGTCAAACCAATTAAAATTCCATTTTCTTTTGATGGACCTGTATGAGAAGTTGTTATGGATGCAGGATGTAAACTCAATATTCCGCCAGATTGTTGACCCAAATCCACCCAATTACGCCTTTCATTTTTTATAGGCATTCCCAAGATTTCATGATAGAATTTTATAGAATTTTCCAAATCTTTAACTTCTAAAATTATATTTCCAATTCGTTTGATATTCATACACAGTAAACGGCATTATGTGTTATAAGATTTTAGGGATTTACTTCGACCATGGTTTCAGTTCGTTCAACACCAGGTATTTTCTGTATTTCAGTTGTTATATTTTTAATTTCAGATAGTTCTGTGACATCAATTACTGCTACTGCATCAAATTGACCGCTAACAGGAAATGATTCAGTAATGTTACTTATTTTTCTTAATCTTGCAGCTATGAGCTTTTTTGGAGATTTTACAAGTATTACTGCCCTTACCAACCCAAATCCACCTCCACTTCAATTAATGTTTCAGTGTTAACAATTTCTTTTACATTTTTTAAATCAATAACAACATTGTTAATTTCATCTATCGATGAATTAAGAATTACAGAAATATCCGCTCTACCTGTGACAATCATGATGTCTTTAGAAATTTTTCTTTTTTTTCTCAAAATTTGAACAACTTTATCAACCATTCCGGGTTTGACGGTAATCATGCATAGTGCTTTCATGTATTAGACATCACTCAGTAAGTGAAAAGCATTTCTAATCAGAACTTGCTTCTTGAGAACGAGCCTCTTCCAAATAAGCACGTCTTTCTTCAAGCTCACTTTCTTTATCGACAGATAAATCGTCATCAACTATCACTATGCCTGAATCTAATGGTTCTGAATTTGCTTTATTTTTTGTAGATTTTTTTGTAGTCTTTTTTGTAGTCTTTTTAGCAACTTTTTTTGTAGTCTTTTTAGCAACTTTTTTTGTGGTTTTTTTCTTTTCTGCCAAGTTATTCGATGAAAATCAGAATATCATCTTATTAAATATTTCATTATGGAAAATTAAGTGCCGAGGGGGTGATTTGAACTCCCGACAGCCACGTCTTCAGCGTGGTGCTCTCCCAGGCTGAGCTACCTCGGCATGAAAAACTTGCGAATTGATTGAAATTAAAGCGTATCCTTTCAGGGTTTCCAAACTATGTCAGGCTTATCTTTCCTATTGTTAATTGAACGTGCTAAAATGAACATTAGATCAGAAAGTCTATTCAAGTAAATTGCTGCATCTTTATTGATTTCTTCATTTCTAGATAATGCCACAACATGTGTTTCTGCTCTTCTAGATATGGTTCGGGATAGATGAAGTATAGATGCAAGTAATGTTCCTCCAGGTAAGATAAAGCTAGTTAACGGCTC is part of the Candidatus Nitrosopelagicus brevis genome and harbors:
- a CDS encoding VOC family protein, with translation MNIKRIGNIILEVKDLENSIKFYHEILGMPIKNERRNWVDLGQQSGGILSLHPASITTSHTGPSKENGILIGLTVGDLHSAMEELSAAKIEIFRDIQERQAGKNAIILDPDGYLISLFEPDFSDNKDKQTSGYVGFTPE
- a CDS encoding Lrp/AsnC ligand binding domain-containing protein — its product is MVRAVILVKSPKKLIAARLRKISNITESFPVSGQFDAVAVIDVTELSEIKNITTEIQKIPGVERTETMVEVNP